A portion of the Luteolibacter sp. Y139 genome contains these proteins:
- the bufB gene encoding MNIO family bufferin maturase produces the protein MSGSRFTAGVELATGIGLRVPHYNHILAEKPAVGWFEIISENYMVEGGRALAVLDQILDQYRVVQHGVGMYPGDAGGVKFDHLRRLKRLVRRTKTPWLSDHLCWGSVDGSMSHDLLPIPFTFEAARKTAENLRIIQDFLEVPLAMENVSSYGEFNGNEMTEWEFLAEVTELADVGILLDVNNIYVSSVNNGFDAMEYVNFVPPERVAQIHIAGHSRYERFIVDTHDHPVVDPVWKLYERAIERCGPVATLLEWDGRIPSFDEVWTEAKKSEAWRESALAKKEEHEAA, from the coding sequence ATGAGCGGCTCGCGATTCACGGCAGGCGTGGAACTGGCTACGGGCATCGGCCTGCGGGTGCCGCACTACAACCACATCCTGGCGGAGAAGCCGGCGGTCGGGTGGTTCGAGATCATTTCGGAGAACTACATGGTGGAAGGCGGGCGGGCGCTCGCGGTGCTCGATCAGATCCTAGATCAATACCGTGTGGTCCAGCATGGCGTGGGGATGTATCCGGGGGATGCAGGCGGCGTGAAATTCGACCATCTGCGCCGGCTCAAGCGGCTGGTGCGGCGGACGAAGACGCCGTGGCTTTCCGATCACCTGTGCTGGGGCAGCGTGGATGGCAGCATGAGCCATGACCTGCTGCCAATTCCCTTCACTTTCGAAGCGGCTCGGAAAACGGCGGAGAATCTGCGGATCATCCAGGACTTCCTGGAGGTGCCGCTGGCGATGGAGAACGTGAGCAGCTACGGCGAGTTCAACGGCAACGAGATGACCGAGTGGGAGTTCCTGGCTGAGGTCACGGAGCTGGCGGACGTGGGGATTCTGTTAGACGTGAACAACATCTACGTTTCCTCGGTGAACAACGGGTTCGATGCGATGGAGTATGTGAATTTCGTGCCGCCGGAGCGGGTGGCGCAGATCCACATCGCGGGGCATTCGCGCTATGAGCGGTTCATCGTGGACACGCATGACCATCCGGTGGTCGATCCGGTGTGGAAGCTCTATGAGCGGGCGATCGAGCGCTGCGGGCCGGTGGCGACTTTGTTAGAGTGGGACGGGCGCATTCCATCGTTCGATGAAGTGTGGACGGAGGCGAAGAAGTCGGAGGCGTGGCGCGAGTCGGCCTTGGCGAAGAAGGAAGAGCATGAAGCCGCTTGA
- a CDS encoding DNA-binding domain-containing protein, with the protein MKPLEEIQREFFAALHMPLRGTSRRSTELPPCSEGHLPEFLAKADELMKAGENLSSAERLELYHRQYWFRVLDSVADDFPVLRRMAGEETFWSLLEGYLQAFPSESYTLRHLGRAVARFVSGWEGIDAMRRRWFTAVAELEYAAMETFEAAEREPLPPERIASEVLELQPHVRLLEMPVPADLCYAWESFEPCEEEVTRVAVWRGPKGAHMQRLDAVEFVLLGRLKEGRSLEELFADPVEPEPTPEEVQGWFADWQSRGWITARGSEVIELVPQDDDWSGVDKMGSQARAMED; encoded by the coding sequence ATGAAGCCGCTTGAAGAGATCCAGCGGGAGTTCTTCGCCGCGCTGCACATGCCGCTGCGGGGGACGAGCCGGCGGAGCACGGAGCTACCGCCATGCAGCGAGGGGCATTTGCCGGAGTTCCTGGCGAAGGCGGACGAGCTGATGAAGGCGGGCGAGAACCTGTCCTCGGCGGAGCGGCTGGAGCTTTATCACCGGCAGTACTGGTTCCGCGTGCTGGATTCGGTGGCGGATGATTTTCCGGTGCTGCGGAGAATGGCGGGGGAGGAGACTTTCTGGAGTTTGTTAGAGGGGTATTTGCAGGCGTTTCCTTCGGAGAGCTACACGCTGCGGCATTTGGGGCGGGCGGTGGCGCGGTTCGTTTCCGGATGGGAGGGGATCGATGCGATGCGTCGTCGCTGGTTCACCGCGGTGGCGGAGCTGGAGTATGCGGCGATGGAGACGTTCGAGGCGGCGGAGCGCGAGCCATTGCCGCCGGAGCGGATCGCGAGCGAGGTGCTGGAGCTGCAGCCGCATGTGCGATTGCTTGAGATGCCGGTGCCGGCGGATCTTTGTTATGCGTGGGAGAGCTTCGAGCCGTGTGAGGAGGAGGTGACGCGGGTGGCGGTGTGGCGGGGGCCGAAGGGCGCTCACATGCAACGGCTGGATGCGGTGGAGTTTGTTTTGTTAGGGCGGTTGAAAGAGGGGCGTTCGCTGGAAGAGCTGTTCGCGGATCCGGTGGAGCCGGAGCCGACGCCGGAGGAGGTGCAAGGGTGGTTTGCCGACTGGCAATCGCGCGGCTGGATCACGGCGCGGGGGAGCGAGGTGATCGAGCTTGTTCCGCAGGATGATGATTGGAGCGGTGTGGACAAGATGGGCTCGCAGGCGCGGGCGATGGAGGATTAG
- the gloA2 gene encoding SMU1112c/YaeR family gloxylase I-like metalloprotein, which translates to MNLLRLHHAAIIASDYPRSKAFYTEILGLRIIAETYREARDSWKLDLEIADGTQIELFSFPDPPKRPSYPEACGLRHLAFTAPDVAEAVTLLESKGVKVEPVRIDELTGKRFTFFADPDGLPLELYEA; encoded by the coding sequence ATGAACCTCCTCCGCCTCCACCACGCCGCCATCATCGCCTCGGACTATCCGCGATCGAAGGCCTTCTACACCGAAATCCTGGGCCTCCGCATCATCGCCGAAACCTATCGCGAAGCCCGCGACTCCTGGAAGCTGGACCTCGAAATCGCCGATGGCACGCAAATCGAGCTCTTCTCCTTCCCCGATCCTCCGAAGCGACCGAGCTACCCGGAAGCCTGCGGCCTCCGCCACCTCGCCTTCACCGCGCCAGACGTCGCCGAAGCCGTGACTCTGTTAGAATCGAAAGGCGTGAAGGTAGAGCCCGTGAGAATCGACGAGCTAACCGGCAAGCGCTTCACCTTCTTCGCCGACCCCGACGGCCTGCCGCTGGAACTCTACGAGGCCTAA
- the dnaE gene encoding DNA polymerase III subunit alpha, whose translation MSDSFVHLHLHTEYSLLDGLARTKEVAAKAKEYGMPAVAMTDHGNLFGAIEFFQSCKKAGVKPIFGCEIYLAPQNLEDKKDIPGRKRACHMTLLAETDEGWTNLQKLVSRGHLEGLYHGKPRVDRKALREFAKGVICLTGCISGPVNEWLLLGDEVKARETMAELVDIYGKENVYVEIHDHGLEPQRKITPGLLKLAAEFGLKPVAANDVHFVNRSDHEAHDVMICIGTGRLIIDENRMRYTPEVYFKSAEEMRALFAEIPGACDATLEIAERCNVEIKLDSTSSEKYPQFDSPDGSPREEYLMRWCQEGLLKRYTAERAASPEVQERLKYEVNIINQLGFASYFLITADFIQWARDHDIPVGPGRGSAAGSLVAYAMGITNICPLDFGLLFERFLNPERVSPPDVDIDFCQSRRPEVIDYVRQKYGERSVSHIITYGTLGAKSVLRDVARVMGVSYGDADRLAKMIEAKPGVTLKGEYEAKPELKEMVEASSTYQELWQYALKLEGLTRNVGIHAAGVVIGDRSLDEHVPLTRGNEGEVVTQYDMGAITEVGLLKMDFLGLKNLTVIQDAVGHIRVHTPDFEIDKVPLDNQPTFDILNRGETMGVFQLESGGMVETCRKYQIEKIDDIIDLLALYRPGAMQFIDQMIEVKKGRKKPFYEHPLLEQVCGNTYGVMIYQEQVQNAAKVLAGYTLGGADLLRRAMGKKDPKKMAEERSKFVEGAGRVNNINEKLANAIFEKIEMFAGYGFNKSHSACYGHISYWTAYLKANFPVEFMSGLLSNEINNTDKIGVFVAECHRMGIEILPPDLNKSKLRFAPEQLASGAFAIRYGLAAIKNVGEGAMATAIADREKNGVFTTIEDFANRLDSKAVNKRILENLIKAGAFDWTNETRAGMTSRLEQIVASASSAQKDRAQGQVSMFDAMDFGAAPKATTMTVVAVEEWSKDDRLAHEKELLGFYVTGHPLDKFRGVLDSDKYMKLGLLDEIEVSNPRDRFPFAGMIRTLESKVTKSGKPFGVMVVEDFTGSAEVVMWGESFVPARDAGVLAAGKVIRFKAQIQVDDRTDSRRLTGSEINELKPRGSTASKGAVELTLWTARHSERDLQDIREAISSSPGKIPVFLHFQNSAGRRATVELGEEFRVKRTDVLDRALGRWMDG comes from the coding sequence ATGTCCGATTCCTTCGTCCACCTTCACCTGCACACTGAATATTCGCTGCTCGACGGGCTTGCCCGGACCAAGGAGGTGGCTGCGAAGGCGAAGGAGTATGGGATGCCGGCGGTGGCGATGACGGACCACGGGAACCTTTTCGGGGCGATCGAGTTTTTCCAGTCCTGCAAGAAGGCGGGGGTGAAGCCGATTTTCGGGTGTGAGATCTACCTGGCGCCGCAGAATCTGGAGGACAAGAAAGACATTCCGGGCCGCAAGCGGGCGTGCCACATGACGCTGCTGGCGGAGACGGATGAGGGGTGGACGAATTTGCAGAAGCTGGTTTCGCGGGGGCACCTGGAGGGGCTCTACCATGGGAAGCCGCGGGTGGACCGGAAGGCGCTGCGGGAGTTTGCGAAGGGCGTGATTTGCCTCACCGGCTGCATTTCGGGGCCGGTCAATGAGTGGCTGTTGCTCGGCGACGAAGTGAAGGCCCGCGAGACGATGGCGGAGCTGGTGGATATCTACGGCAAGGAGAACGTTTACGTGGAGATCCACGATCATGGTCTGGAGCCGCAGCGGAAGATCACGCCGGGGCTGCTGAAGCTGGCGGCGGAGTTCGGGCTGAAGCCGGTGGCGGCGAACGATGTCCACTTCGTGAATCGCAGCGACCATGAGGCGCACGATGTGATGATCTGCATCGGCACCGGCCGACTGATCATCGACGAGAACCGCATGCGCTACACGCCGGAGGTGTATTTCAAGTCGGCGGAGGAGATGCGGGCCTTGTTCGCGGAGATTCCAGGGGCTTGTGATGCGACGCTGGAGATCGCCGAGCGCTGCAATGTGGAGATCAAGCTGGATTCGACGAGTTCGGAGAAGTATCCGCAGTTCGATTCGCCGGATGGTTCGCCGCGTGAGGAGTATCTGATGCGCTGGTGTCAGGAAGGCCTGCTGAAGCGTTACACGGCGGAGCGGGCGGCGAGTCCGGAAGTGCAGGAGCGCCTCAAGTATGAGGTGAACATTATCAATCAGCTTGGGTTCGCGTCGTACTTCTTGATTACGGCGGACTTCATCCAGTGGGCGCGGGATCATGATATTCCGGTGGGGCCGGGTCGTGGTTCGGCGGCGGGGTCGCTGGTCGCTTATGCGATGGGGATCACGAATATCTGTCCGCTGGATTTCGGCCTGCTGTTCGAGCGCTTCCTGAATCCCGAGCGTGTCAGCCCGCCCGACGTCGATATCGACTTTTGCCAGAGCCGTCGGCCCGAGGTCATCGACTACGTGCGCCAGAAGTACGGTGAACGTAGTGTTTCCCACATCATCACCTACGGCACCCTCGGTGCGAAGAGCGTGTTGCGCGACGTGGCGCGGGTGATGGGCGTCTCCTATGGTGATGCGGACCGGCTGGCGAAGATGATCGAAGCCAAGCCGGGCGTGACGCTGAAGGGAGAGTATGAGGCGAAGCCGGAGCTGAAGGAGATGGTGGAGGCGTCCTCGACCTATCAAGAGCTGTGGCAGTATGCGCTGAAGCTGGAAGGTCTGACGCGAAACGTGGGCATTCACGCGGCAGGCGTCGTGATCGGGGACCGCTCGCTCGACGAGCACGTGCCGCTGACCCGCGGCAATGAGGGGGAAGTCGTGACCCAGTATGACATGGGCGCGATCACCGAGGTGGGCCTGCTGAAGATGGACTTCCTCGGCCTGAAGAACCTTACGGTGATCCAGGATGCAGTGGGGCACATCCGCGTTCACACGCCGGACTTCGAGATCGACAAGGTGCCGCTCGATAACCAGCCGACCTTCGACATCCTGAACCGCGGCGAGACGATGGGTGTGTTCCAGCTGGAATCCGGTGGCATGGTTGAGACCTGCCGGAAATACCAGATCGAGAAGATCGACGACATCATCGACCTTCTTGCGCTCTATCGACCGGGCGCTATGCAGTTCATCGACCAGATGATCGAGGTGAAGAAGGGGCGCAAGAAGCCCTTCTACGAGCACCCGCTGCTGGAGCAGGTCTGCGGCAACACCTACGGGGTGATGATTTACCAGGAGCAGGTGCAAAACGCGGCCAAGGTGCTCGCGGGCTACACGCTCGGCGGTGCGGACCTTCTCCGACGCGCGATGGGTAAGAAGGACCCGAAGAAGATGGCGGAGGAGCGCTCGAAATTCGTCGAGGGCGCGGGGCGGGTGAACAATATCAATGAGAAGCTGGCCAACGCGATCTTCGAGAAGATCGAGATGTTCGCGGGCTACGGCTTCAACAAGTCGCACTCCGCTTGCTACGGTCACATCTCGTATTGGACGGCTTACCTGAAGGCGAACTTCCCGGTGGAGTTCATGTCCGGCTTGCTCTCGAACGAAATCAACAACACCGACAAGATCGGCGTTTTCGTGGCGGAGTGTCACCGGATGGGGATCGAGATTTTGCCGCCGGATTTGAACAAGTCGAAGCTGCGGTTCGCGCCGGAGCAATTGGCCTCGGGTGCTTTCGCGATCCGCTATGGCCTCGCCGCGATCAAGAACGTGGGTGAAGGCGCGATGGCGACGGCCATTGCCGACCGCGAGAAGAATGGGGTGTTCACGACCATCGAGGACTTTGCAAACCGCCTCGACTCAAAGGCGGTGAACAAGCGCATCCTGGAAAACCTGATCAAGGCCGGTGCCTTCGACTGGACGAATGAGACGCGCGCGGGGATGACCTCGCGTCTGGAGCAGATCGTGGCCAGTGCGTCCTCGGCGCAGAAGGACCGGGCGCAAGGCCAGGTGTCGATGTTCGATGCGATGGATTTCGGGGCCGCTCCCAAGGCTACTACGATGACCGTCGTAGCGGTGGAGGAGTGGAGCAAGGACGACCGGCTCGCACACGAGAAGGAGCTGCTGGGCTTCTATGTCACGGGCCATCCGCTGGATAAATTCCGTGGGGTGCTGGACTCGGACAAATACATGAAGCTCGGCTTGCTGGATGAGATCGAGGTGAGCAATCCGCGTGACCGGTTTCCGTTTGCGGGGATGATCCGCACGCTGGAGAGCAAGGTGACCAAGAGCGGCAAGCCCTTTGGGGTGATGGTGGTGGAGGACTTTACCGGATCCGCCGAGGTGGTGATGTGGGGCGAATCGTTCGTTCCCGCGCGTGATGCCGGGGTGTTGGCTGCGGGGAAGGTGATTCGTTTCAAGGCGCAGATCCAAGTGGATGATCGAACCGATTCGCGACGCCTGACTGGCTCCGAGATCAACGAGCTCAAGCCGCGCGGTAGCACAGCAAGCAAAGGCGCGGTGGAACTCACGCTGTGGACCGCGCGTCACTCGGAGCGGGATTTGCAGGACATCCGCGAGGCGATTTCCTCGAGTCCTGGAAAGATTCCGGTGTTCCTGCACTTCCAGAATAGTGCGGGGCGCCGTGCGACGGTAGAGCTGGGAGAGGAGTTCCGGGTGAAGCGGACGGATGTGCTGGATCGGGCGCTCGGGAGGTGGATGGATGGGTAA
- a CDS encoding DUF4419 domain-containing protein, whose amino-acid sequence MITFDVSDVEPGTKPLPASAPRVALQSRLKHPVEAYASNLPLLVEDAGVNGFVAAAHYAFMDHHPLVLSPDDVWLCIAQGFALHVDQHAEDLRKRLVAHEGKVEIVVLRDEFIKGSPDNDWQGCFSEFSDRIGEYVGSTRDLLVSGFSTTGPIEKAASEIVLMAAMRHYFDYTVVTRCGIPRITLLGTVEDWRMIRQRIEALAEFDFEWWVRVLRPVLDEFVRSAEGNQDRQFWRSFYKFNDSSGGPFISGWINAFFPYLEDQGRPAGEPFLFRNAGVGGLVHEGICSDRFPSGMSLAPFVWDYLDTKIPMKLFAGFAGVSQDPCTLEVRSAIGWAVAEGT is encoded by the coding sequence ATGATCACCTTTGACGTCAGCGATGTGGAGCCGGGCACGAAGCCTTTGCCTGCCAGCGCTCCGCGTGTGGCATTGCAGTCTCGCCTCAAGCATCCCGTGGAGGCGTATGCGAGCAATTTGCCGCTGCTCGTGGAAGACGCCGGGGTGAACGGATTCGTGGCGGCCGCCCACTACGCTTTCATGGATCACCATCCGTTGGTGCTTTCACCGGACGATGTGTGGCTGTGCATCGCCCAAGGCTTCGCCCTTCATGTTGATCAGCATGCGGAGGATCTCAGGAAGCGGCTCGTCGCCCATGAAGGCAAGGTGGAGATCGTCGTGCTCCGGGACGAGTTCATCAAGGGCTCTCCTGACAACGATTGGCAGGGCTGCTTCAGCGAGTTTTCGGACAGGATCGGAGAATATGTCGGCAGCACCCGCGATCTGCTGGTGTCGGGCTTCTCCACGACAGGGCCGATCGAGAAGGCGGCATCGGAGATCGTCCTGATGGCTGCCATGCGCCATTACTTTGATTACACCGTGGTCACCCGCTGCGGCATCCCGCGGATCACCCTGCTGGGAACAGTGGAGGATTGGAGGATGATCCGCCAGCGGATCGAGGCACTGGCCGAGTTCGATTTCGAATGGTGGGTGCGCGTGCTCCGTCCGGTGCTCGATGAGTTCGTCCGATCCGCCGAAGGGAACCAGGACCGGCAGTTCTGGAGGTCCTTCTACAAATTCAACGATAGCTCGGGCGGACCGTTCATCAGCGGCTGGATCAATGCGTTCTTTCCCTACCTGGAGGACCAGGGAAGACCGGCGGGTGAGCCATTTCTTTTCCGCAACGCGGGCGTCGGGGGACTCGTTCACGAAGGAATCTGCAGTGATAGGTTTCCGTCGGGCATGTCGCTTGCACCATTCGTGTGGGACTATCTCGACACTAAGATCCCGATGAAGCTGTTCGCGGGCTTTGCCGGAGTGTCGCAGGATCCGTGCACCTTGGAAGTGAGGTCGGCCATCGGTTGGGCCGTCGCTGAGGGGACATAG
- a CDS encoding M56 family metallopeptidase has product MNLLETVFEWVVSTTIRASLVAVAILAIQMMLRPWLPAKWRHPLWLPLLLVMVLPFVPALPVHLIPARHATPPAAAPVTLQASPANTGAEQAPVATTTAIASNNVALLPTLWLAGLLITMTAGITGYRLKLTSIRTHALTPDPDLQEEIEAASKAAGLSKAPLVWLSREVESPAVSGLLRPVLLLPAGFSATFTATETRLILLHEFSHIKRHDLAQNWLLFALQSLHWFNPVIWFAFARLRQDRETACDARVLALDSQDRRSEYGHALLKMQELPAVPGLRLGFVGLFENLSGLRSRISDVARYRRSHPAWQVTGSLLVATIALFGSTRAQEKTTAGNEEKTTPTPKKEDAPPMTPGQAYISKKLDTIIIPLASFDDTSLEESIDFIRIRSVQLDEGEKDPTKKGINFVIRKARGADGQETWTPNRSTLQLKNVSLRRLLEEVAEQSGTKMKIDDFAITLIPKGEVDRPADPPAPRPEPLKGKAADAAQEIIIPVVDVEDVTLTEMVDFLNKRSKELAGTKAPAINIGPGTKGDTRIKELRLKNVPLVEAARYVAESTKNQLSADDTSIQIGK; this is encoded by the coding sequence ATGAACCTGTTAGAGACTGTATTCGAATGGGTGGTCTCGACCACCATCCGCGCCTCGCTGGTCGCCGTCGCGATCCTCGCGATCCAGATGATGCTGCGTCCCTGGCTGCCCGCCAAGTGGCGGCACCCGCTGTGGCTGCCCTTGCTATTGGTAATGGTGCTCCCCTTCGTGCCGGCGCTCCCGGTGCATCTGATTCCCGCACGTCATGCGACTCCTCCGGCAGCCGCTCCGGTGACATTGCAAGCCTCCCCTGCGAACACCGGTGCTGAACAAGCCCCTGTGGCAACGACTACCGCCATCGCCTCTAACAACGTCGCGCTTCTCCCGACCCTCTGGCTCGCCGGCCTCCTCATCACCATGACCGCCGGCATCACCGGCTATCGTTTGAAGCTCACATCCATCCGCACCCACGCCCTCACTCCTGATCCTGACTTGCAGGAGGAAATCGAGGCCGCAAGCAAGGCCGCCGGCCTCTCGAAAGCCCCCCTCGTCTGGCTCTCCCGCGAGGTGGAAAGCCCCGCCGTCTCCGGTCTGCTCCGCCCCGTGCTCCTGCTACCCGCTGGATTCTCGGCGACCTTCACCGCCACGGAAACGCGCCTGATCCTCCTGCACGAGTTCAGCCACATCAAACGCCACGACCTCGCCCAAAACTGGCTCCTCTTCGCCCTCCAATCCCTCCACTGGTTCAACCCCGTGATCTGGTTCGCCTTCGCCCGTCTGCGACAGGACCGCGAAACCGCCTGCGACGCCCGCGTCCTCGCCCTCGATTCACAGGACCGCCGCTCGGAATACGGCCACGCCCTTTTGAAGATGCAGGAACTCCCCGCGGTCCCCGGCCTTCGCCTCGGCTTCGTCGGACTCTTTGAAAATCTCTCCGGCCTCCGTTCGCGGATCTCGGACGTCGCCCGCTACCGCCGCAGCCATCCCGCATGGCAAGTCACCGGCAGCCTGCTCGTCGCCACCATCGCGCTCTTCGGCTCCACTCGAGCCCAGGAAAAGACCACTGCCGGCAACGAGGAAAAGACGACACCCACGCCCAAGAAAGAGGACGCCCCGCCAATGACCCCGGGCCAAGCCTACATTTCGAAGAAGCTGGATACTATCATCATCCCGCTGGCGTCCTTCGATGACACCTCACTGGAGGAATCCATCGACTTCATCCGCATCCGGAGCGTGCAGTTGGACGAGGGTGAGAAGGATCCCACGAAGAAGGGCATCAACTTCGTCATCCGCAAGGCGCGCGGCGCAGATGGTCAAGAAACGTGGACGCCGAATCGTTCGACGCTTCAATTGAAGAACGTCTCGCTCCGCCGGCTTCTTGAGGAAGTCGCCGAGCAATCGGGAACGAAGATGAAGATCGACGACTTCGCGATCACTCTCATTCCCAAAGGAGAAGTAGACCGCCCCGCCGATCCTCCGGCACCCCGCCCCGAGCCCCTGAAAGGCAAGGCCGCGGACGCCGCGCAGGAAATCATCATCCCGGTGGTCGATGTCGAGGACGTCACGCTCACCGAAATGGTGGACTTCCTGAACAAGCGATCGAAGGAACTGGCTGGCACGAAGGCCCCCGCCATCAATATCGGCCCCGGCACCAAAGGCGATACCAGGATCAAGGAGCTACGGCTGAAAAACGTCCCACTCGTCGAAGCAGCCCGCTATGTCGCCGAATCGACGAAGAATCAGCTCAGCGCGGACGACACCAGCATTCAGATCGGAAAGTAA
- a CDS encoding BlaI/MecI/CopY family transcriptional regulator, translating to MNAPNISESEWAVMEVLWDHSPRTASEIAKTLREKTSWAENTVRTLLTRLVEKGALAIEEQTGSPKLYSPAIKREACVRAESESFLERIFQGAAKPLLVHFAKNARLTPDEVKELKKLLDQSTQNKS from the coding sequence ATGAACGCACCGAACATTTCCGAATCCGAATGGGCCGTCATGGAAGTGCTCTGGGACCACTCTCCCCGCACCGCTTCCGAGATCGCCAAGACTCTCCGCGAGAAAACCTCCTGGGCCGAAAACACCGTTCGCACCCTCCTCACCCGCTTGGTCGAAAAAGGCGCACTCGCCATCGAAGAGCAAACCGGCTCACCGAAACTCTACTCCCCCGCCATCAAACGCGAAGCCTGCGTCCGGGCCGAGAGCGAGTCCTTCCTCGAACGCATCTTCCAAGGAGCCGCGAAACCGCTGCTCGTCCACTTCGCCAAGAATGCCCGGCTCACCCCGGACGAGGTCAAAGAGCTGAAGAAGCTCCTCGATCAATCGACCCAGAACAAATCCTGA